The Sulfurimonas lithotrophica genome includes a region encoding these proteins:
- a CDS encoding MotA/TolQ/ExbB proton channel family protein, translating to MSILEIWTEHDWVVKTLIIAFSIVILMSLEKVYHYILYYKHNKQLDELTSLNELENLDDGMVKKTLQDIKDYPHDSSSFLNSYIGVKLDLYEQYMMKYVSIIGVIAVLSPMLGLIGTFIGVWHVFEGVADISLSDPSIIAGGIKEVIVDTMSGLIVAVGSMILYKTFEYISMKNVSKFEEKLYKLVKDA from the coding sequence ATGAGTATACTAGAAATTTGGACTGAACACGATTGGGTTGTAAAAACCCTAATTATAGCTTTTTCCATAGTCATTTTAATGTCTCTTGAAAAAGTTTATCACTATATTTTATACTATAAACACAATAAACAATTAGATGAACTGACAAGTTTAAATGAGCTCGAAAATCTTGATGATGGTATGGTAAAAAAAACACTGCAGGACATTAAAGACTATCCACATGATTCAAGCTCATTTTTAAACTCTTACATAGGCGTTAAACTTGATTTATATGAACAATATATGATGAAATATGTATCTATAATAGGCGTTATAGCGGTTCTTAGTCCTATGCTTGGATTAATCGGTACATTTATAGGTGTATGGCATGTTTTTGAAGGCGTAGCGGATATCAGTCTAAGTGATCCTTCTATAATCGCAGGTGGTATTAAAGAGGTTATCGTCGATACTATGTCGGGACTTATCGTTGCCGTTGGTTCTATGATTTTATACAAAACATTTGAGTATATCAGTATGAAAAATGTTTCAAAATTTGAAGAGAAACTTTATAAGTTAGTTAAAGATGCGTAG
- a CDS encoding ExbD/TolR family protein produces MRRNSKRPSVNLDIAPVNLIDLLLILLIFFITTTTFLQLKMIDLNIPVSSSKKVVYKKNITHIVNITKDCKYFIDKKAVQKEELAKELNSIYKSNKNSIFQVGADKESPHRCFVDILDIFSTEGIGNISVLTKNKE; encoded by the coding sequence ATGCGTAGAAACTCAAAAAGACCATCGGTAAATCTTGATATAGCACCCGTTAATCTTATAGATTTACTCCTTATTTTACTGATTTTTTTTATAACTACTACGACATTTTTACAGTTAAAGATGATTGATTTAAATATACCCGTATCTAGTTCTAAAAAAGTAGTTTACAAAAAAAATATAACTCATATTGTAAATATTACAAAAGATTGTAAATATTTTATAGATAAAAAAGCTGTACAAAAAGAGGAATTGGCAAAAGAATTAAACTCTATTTATAAATCAAATAAAAATTCTATTTTTCAAGTTGGGGCGGATAAAGAATCACCACATAGATGCTTTGTAGATATCTTAGATATTTTTTCTACTGAGGGGATAGGAAATATTTCTGTCTTAACTAAAAATAAAGAATAA